In Pseudomonadota bacterium, a single window of DNA contains:
- a CDS encoding MmoB/DmpM family protein: MNAVSGRIDVSLVLMQGSPEAQATLDVLERDDPSLQVADHGTFWKITSPTGRIEVDLKAVAEELGTELSMSQWLVIMSTYVGRVMTEPDRFILTSDVTQIHREP, translated from the coding sequence ATGAACGCGGTCAGCGGTCGCATCGATGTGTCGCTGGTGCTCATGCAGGGCTCGCCCGAGGCGCAGGCCACGCTCGACGTACTGGAGCGCGACGATCCTTCCCTCCAGGTGGCCGATCACGGCACGTTCTGGAAGATCACCTCGCCGACCGGCCGCATCGAGGTCGATTTGAAGGCCGTCGCCGAGGAGCTCGGCACCGAGCTCAGCATGTCGCAGTGGCTGGTCATCATGTCCACCTATGTCGGACGCGTGATGACCGAGCCGGACCGCTTCATCCTGACCAGCGACGTCACGCAGATCCATCGCGAGCCCTGA
- a CDS encoding PEP-CTERM sorting domain-containing protein (PEP-CTERM proteins occur, often in large numbers, in the proteomes of bacteria that also encode an exosortase, a predicted intramembrane cysteine proteinase. The presence of a PEP-CTERM domain at a protein's C-terminus predicts cleavage within the sorting domain, followed by covalent anchoring to some some component of the (usually Gram-negative) cell surface. Many PEP-CTERM proteins exhibit an unusual sequence composition that includes large numbers of potential glycosylation sites. Expression of one such protein has been shown restore the ability of a bacterium to form floc, a type of biofilm.) — MATSPSRGLWFGNGTAIGHNPGWVFGSSSVGTYIDISMKLGANSEDWSLYVHDGSGYAGSLTFNPAGAYNLPTSFGVSYLHAEPGNVAANGFLPMDLSDGFHRMEVLLKNGMVSYAIDGVLAYSGQAFLSGTQQLLVIGDGSGPTQTGVGSMQVDRVHIDTAPQISTLTSVPVPGALPLLGSALAAAAFMRRRRRDACGAMT; from the coding sequence ATGGCAACCTCCCCGTCGCGCGGACTGTGGTTCGGCAACGGCACGGCCATCGGTCACAACCCAGGCTGGGTGTTCGGTTCTTCGTCGGTGGGCACCTACATCGATATCAGCATGAAGCTCGGCGCCAACAGCGAAGACTGGTCGCTGTATGTTCACGATGGCAGCGGCTACGCCGGCTCCCTGACTTTCAATCCCGCCGGTGCCTACAACCTGCCGACCAGCTTTGGCGTTTCCTATCTCCATGCCGAACCCGGTAACGTGGCGGCGAACGGGTTCCTGCCCATGGATCTCAGCGATGGTTTTCATCGCATGGAAGTCCTGCTCAAGAACGGCATGGTCAGCTACGCCATCGATGGGGTGTTGGCCTACAGCGGCCAGGCGTTCCTGAGCGGCACCCAGCAACTGCTGGTGATCGGTGATGGCAGCGGCCCCACCCAGACCGGCGTCGGCAGCATGCAGGTCGACCGCGTGCACATCGATACCGCGCCGCAGATTTCAACCTTGACCAGCGTGCCGGTGCCGGGTGCCTTGCCGCTGCTCGGCAGCGCGCTGGCGGCCGCCGCCTTCATGCGCCGCCGCCGTCGCGACGCTTGCGGGGCGATGACCTAG
- a CDS encoding nitroreductase family deazaflavin-dependent oxidoreductase has protein sequence MSADQHRIESGAARLPDAVRREIAAHHALYARDPEAAHLWDPIVIGVPGGPVRCLLLHHLGRKSGRKLNSILQYYRHGDEIVIVASKGGLPQHPVWYLNLLAAPDCEVEIGAFRTRAVARPLAGEERARWWRRVTAEQAVQVEYQARTTREIPLVMLELETRAPLRT, from the coding sequence GTGAGCGCAGACCAACATCGAATCGAGAGCGGCGCGGCCCGGCTGCCGGACGCCGTGCGGCGTGAAATCGCCGCCCATCACGCCCTCTATGCGCGTGACCCGGAGGCGGCCCATCTTTGGGACCCGATTGTCATCGGCGTGCCCGGCGGTCCGGTACGGTGCCTGCTGCTGCACCACCTCGGCCGCAAATCCGGGCGCAAGTTGAATTCCATCCTGCAGTACTACCGGCACGGCGACGAGATAGTGATCGTCGCGTCCAAGGGCGGGCTGCCGCAGCATCCGGTCTGGTATTTGAACCTGCTCGCGGCGCCGGACTGCGAAGTCGAAATCGGTGCGTTCCGCACTCGCGCCGTGGCGCGCCCGTTGGCTGGCGAGGAACGCGCGCGCTGGTGGCGGCGCGTGACGGCCGAGCAAGCGGTGCAAGTCGAGTACCAGGCCCGTACCACGCGCGAGATCCCACTGGTCATGCTCGAACTCGAGACCCGCGCGCCGCTGCGCACCTGA
- a CDS encoding LLM class flavin-dependent oxidoreductase, which translates to MNTHHGRARRLGLMLWPAPGLGAGFERGRWAASHGYDDLWLADAEGLEDPLTLAAALGVTCDKVRLATGIVPVFNRPPALLATAVVAAEARAPGRLVLGLGASTPNMIERWYGLPYAKPLTRVRETIALLRQILNGEKTAFDGATLRSHGFQLKSLPTQPVPIVLGAIGGKMLELAGEVADGVLLNDFTPPDRLAYALERLDVGAKRGGRRVEDLEIIKRRALYLTDDAAGGMEYFRQHLAFYASAAQYQNVMIELGYGHAVEEARAGYATRDRRRITAAISDDIVERIFSFGNEARCRALVAADYAAGVDTVIISPQGGTMESFARGAEAFLPSVFDRHARA; encoded by the coding sequence ATGAACACTCATCATGGTCGCGCCCGTCGCCTGGGCCTCATGCTGTGGCCGGCGCCCGGTCTCGGCGCCGGCTTCGAACGCGGCCGCTGGGCCGCGAGCCACGGCTACGACGACCTGTGGCTGGCCGACGCCGAAGGTCTCGAAGATCCGCTGACCTTGGCGGCGGCCCTGGGCGTGACCTGCGACAAGGTGCGCCTCGCGACCGGCATCGTTCCGGTGTTCAACCGCCCGCCGGCCCTGCTCGCGACCGCGGTGGTGGCGGCCGAGGCGCGCGCGCCGGGACGCCTGGTGCTGGGTCTCGGCGCCTCGACACCGAACATGATTGAACGCTGGTACGGCCTGCCCTACGCCAAGCCGCTGACCCGCGTGCGTGAGACCATCGCCCTGCTGCGCCAGATCCTGAACGGCGAGAAGACCGCCTTCGATGGCGCAACGCTGCGCAGTCACGGTTTTCAATTGAAATCGCTGCCCACGCAGCCGGTGCCGATCGTGCTCGGCGCCATCGGCGGCAAGATGCTGGAACTCGCCGGTGAAGTGGCCGACGGCGTGCTGCTCAACGATTTCACACCACCGGACCGTCTCGCCTACGCGCTGGAACGTCTCGATGTCGGCGCCAAGCGTGGCGGTCGGCGCGTGGAAGATCTCGAGATCATCAAGCGTCGCGCGCTGTACCTGACCGACGATGCCGCCGGCGGCATGGAATATTTCCGCCAGCACCTCGCGTTCTACGCGTCCGCCGCGCAATACCAGAACGTCATGATTGAACTCGGCTACGGCCACGCCGTCGAGGAAGCGCGCGCCGGCTATGCGACACGCGATCGGCGCCGCATCACCGCCGCCATCAGCGACGACATCGTCGAGCGCATCTTCAGCTTCGGCAACGAGGCGCGTTGCCGCGCGTTGGTGGCGGCCGACTACGCGGCCGGCGTCGATACCGTCATCATCAGTCCCCAGGGCGGCACCATGGAGAGCTTCGCGCGCGGCGCCGAGGCCTTCCTGCCATCGGTGTTCGACCGCCACGCGCGCGCGTGA
- a CDS encoding cation transporter, protein MKYTDLAHDPEDTQISADERGAAALRSTWVSVAVNVVLATVQVVVGVLAKSQGLIADGIHSLSDLVADFVVLVASHHSRKGADLDHPYGHQRFENAASLVLGVLLLVVGIGMLLSAVHKLQAPESVPSVHAVALWVAAAALVAKEGLFRYMLAVAKRVKSSMLVANAWHARSDAASSLVVGFGIAGNLAGYTILDPIAALIVGFLIAKMGWGFGWDALHDLMDRAVDEREVEAIRQTLLETPGVNGVHDLRTRKMGDMVVVDAHIEIDSGITVEAGHDIAVEARDRVMRRHRVLNVMTHVDPHGRPDLDHPGAAH, encoded by the coding sequence ATGAAATACACCGACCTCGCCCACGATCCGGAAGACACGCAGATCAGCGCCGATGAACGCGGCGCCGCGGCGCTGCGCAGCACCTGGGTCAGCGTGGCGGTCAACGTGGTGCTGGCCACGGTGCAGGTGGTGGTGGGCGTGCTCGCCAAGTCCCAGGGCCTGATTGCCGACGGCATCCATTCGCTGTCGGACCTGGTGGCGGACTTCGTGGTGCTGGTCGCGAGTCATCACAGCCGCAAGGGCGCCGACCTCGATCATCCCTACGGCCACCAGCGTTTCGAGAACGCCGCCTCGCTGGTGCTGGGTGTGCTGCTGCTGGTGGTCGGCATCGGCATGCTGCTGTCAGCGGTGCACAAGCTGCAGGCGCCGGAGTCGGTGCCATCGGTGCACGCCGTCGCGCTGTGGGTGGCGGCGGCCGCGCTGGTGGCCAAGGAAGGCTTGTTCCGCTACATGCTGGCGGTGGCCAAGCGCGTCAAGTCGAGCATGCTGGTGGCCAATGCCTGGCATGCGCGTTCCGATGCGGCCTCGTCGCTGGTGGTCGGCTTCGGCATTGCCGGCAACCTCGCCGGCTACACGATACTCGACCCCATCGCGGCGCTGATCGTCGGCTTCCTGATCGCCAAGATGGGCTGGGGCTTCGGCTGGGACGCGCTGCACGATCTCATGGACCGCGCGGTCGATGAACGAGAAGTCGAGGCCATACGCCAAACCCTGCTCGAAACGCCGGGCGTCAACGGCGTGCACGATCTGCGCACACGCAAGATGGGCGACATGGTAGTGGTCGACGCGCACATCGAAATCGACAGCGGCATCACCGTCGAAGCGGGGCATGACATCGCCGTGGAAGCGCGCGATCGCGTGATGCGTCGTCACCGGGTGTTGAACGTGATGACGCATGTCGATCCGCATGGGCGACCGGATCTGGATCATCCGGGCGCCGCACACTGA
- a CDS encoding PEP-CTERM sorting domain-containing protein codes for MDVFTSMVADFSVDTLVGSFAMATIDDPNADVPVSVLDLNDTNARYVRFHINSFSNLDSCNCLGISEVTFEVNGTAVPEPTSLGLTGAALLGLVYARRRRTEG; via the coding sequence ATGGACGTCTTTACGTCCATGGTCGCGGATTTCAGCGTCGATACGCTGGTAGGTTCCTTCGCCATGGCGACTATCGATGACCCCAATGCGGACGTTCCCGTCTCCGTATTGGATCTGAACGATACGAACGCGCGTTATGTCCGCTTCCATATCAATTCGTTCTCCAACCTCGACTCATGCAATTGCCTGGGCATTTCCGAAGTGACGTTCGAAGTCAATGGTACGGCGGTTCCCGAACCGACCAGCCTGGGGTTGACGGGCGCAGCCCTGCTGGGTCTGGTGTACGCGCGCAGGCGGCGCACCGAGGGCTAA
- a CDS encoding CoA transferase: MKLEGIRVLDLSLFLPGPVLTQMMADHGAEVIKLEPIGGGEPNREIGPKRDGMTVYFANTHRNKKSIQLNLKTEQGRAIALDLAARCDVMIEAFRPGVAARLGVGYEAVRARNPGIVYCSMSAWGQDGPYVHRPAHDLTCEAIAGVLSINLGPDRRPAIPGVAGADMLSSMMSLSAILMALLRRKDTGQGDYIDVAMADSLIAALANNFGTTFANKQPPDLGSERALGGYAMYGIYETSDGRHVVLGGSEYHFAEAVLNKLGRPDLLDACKTPPGPGQNPAKEFLRETFRSHTMAHWEKEFANVDAAFAGVKNLREACDDVQIRHRQMIVEDERGWEHVGLPMKFKHEPGQLKFQFAKLGEHTEQVLESLGHDGAARAALKAAGV, from the coding sequence ATGAAACTCGAAGGTATACGCGTGCTCGACCTGTCGCTCTTCCTGCCCGGCCCGGTGCTGACGCAGATGATGGCCGACCACGGCGCGGAAGTGATCAAGCTCGAACCCATCGGCGGCGGCGAACCGAACCGCGAGATCGGCCCCAAGCGCGACGGCATGACGGTCTATTTCGCCAACACCCACCGCAACAAGAAAAGCATCCAGCTGAATCTCAAGACCGAGCAAGGGCGCGCCATCGCGCTGGACCTCGCCGCCCGTTGCGACGTCATGATCGAAGCATTCAGGCCCGGCGTCGCCGCGCGTCTCGGCGTCGGCTACGAGGCGGTGCGCGCACGTAATCCCGGCATCGTCTATTGCTCGATGTCGGCCTGGGGCCAGGACGGCCCGTACGTGCACCGGCCCGCGCACGACTTGACCTGCGAAGCCATCGCCGGCGTGCTCAGCATCAACCTCGGCCCCGATCGCCGCCCCGCCATTCCGGGCGTGGCCGGCGCCGACATGTTGTCGTCGATGATGAGTTTGTCGGCGATCCTGATGGCGCTGTTGCGTCGCAAGGACACCGGTCAAGGCGACTACATCGACGTTGCCATGGCCGACAGTCTCATCGCCGCGCTCGCCAACAACTTCGGCACCACCTTCGCCAACAAACAACCGCCGGACCTCGGCAGCGAACGCGCGCTCGGCGGCTACGCGATGTACGGCATCTACGAAACCAGCGACGGGCGTCACGTGGTGCTGGGCGGCTCGGAATACCATTTCGCCGAGGCGGTGCTGAACAAGCTCGGTCGCCCCGATCTGCTCGATGCCTGCAAGACCCCGCCCGGCCCCGGCCAGAACCCCGCCAAGGAGTTCCTGCGCGAGACCTTCCGCAGCCACACCATGGCGCACTGGGAAAAGGAATTCGCCAACGTCGACGCCGCGTTTGCCGGCGTGAAGAACCTGCGCGAGGCCTGCGACGACGTACAGATCCGCCATCGCCAGATGATCGTCGAGGACGAGCGCGGCTGGGAACACGTCGGCCTGCCGATGAAGTTCAAGCACGAACCGGGGCAATTGAAATTCCAATTCGCCAAGCTCGGTGAACACACCGAACAAGTGCTGGAAAGTCTCGGGCATGACGGCGCGGCGCGGGCGGCATTGAAGGCGGCGGGGGTCTAG
- a CDS encoding monooxygenase, producing the protein MSTSNANTTASAAGKLAREFTFIKPAARRLTEYEALTVHQQPDAWGFDKVGANLDDTEWYVLRPDGRTLWDQASTQLRHDNWYAFRDPAQQWQRTYVRHQEQQETSIARMTEDAALDGTLAMLSAGWVKNMLCGHYRAWSFFEYAIFRSLAPAQREALSDTLGNLLCFQSFDHLRHAQDVVVYLVELENVNAAVDDALGKQQWMNAPAYQPARKLAEEIMATTDWAELLVGLNLVVGPLLQQVAVSDLVRRGAMHNDDAVAPHIVMTAERDRRRNLAASQAFVRMITAEGSAHAAHNRGVVQGWLDDWSARADAAVVALAPVFEAAPQPALSFAASRDAARAACAAIIRELGFASRLDGQA; encoded by the coding sequence ATGAGCACGAGCAACGCCAACACCACCGCCAGCGCCGCCGGCAAGCTGGCGCGCGAATTCACCTTCATCAAGCCCGCCGCGCGGCGCTTGACCGAGTACGAAGCGCTGACGGTGCATCAGCAGCCCGACGCGTGGGGCTTCGACAAGGTCGGCGCCAATCTCGACGACACCGAGTGGTACGTGCTGCGGCCCGACGGCCGCACCCTGTGGGACCAGGCATCGACGCAGCTCCGGCACGACAACTGGTACGCGTTCCGCGATCCGGCCCAGCAATGGCAGCGCACCTATGTGCGTCACCAGGAACAGCAGGAAACCTCCATCGCGCGCATGACCGAGGACGCGGCGCTGGACGGCACGCTCGCGATGCTGTCGGCCGGCTGGGTGAAGAACATGCTGTGCGGTCATTACCGCGCGTGGTCGTTCTTCGAATACGCCATTTTCCGTTCGCTGGCGCCGGCGCAGCGCGAGGCCTTGTCCGACACGCTCGGCAATTTGTTGTGCTTCCAGAGTTTCGATCACCTGCGCCACGCGCAGGACGTGGTCGTGTACCTGGTCGAGCTCGAGAACGTCAACGCGGCGGTCGATGACGCGCTCGGTAAACAGCAGTGGATGAACGCGCCGGCCTACCAGCCGGCGCGCAAGCTGGCCGAGGAGATCATGGCCACCACTGACTGGGCGGAGCTGCTGGTGGGTTTGAACCTGGTGGTCGGCCCGCTGCTGCAACAGGTGGCGGTCAGCGATCTCGTCCGCCGTGGCGCCATGCACAACGACGACGCCGTCGCCCCGCATATCGTCATGACGGCCGAGCGCGATCGACGCCGCAACCTGGCGGCGAGCCAGGCCTTCGTGCGCATGATCACGGCCGAGGGCAGCGCCCATGCCGCGCATAATCGCGGCGTGGTGCAGGGCTGGCTCGACGACTGGAGCGCGCGCGCCGACGCCGCGGTCGTGGCGTTGGCGCCGGTGTTCGAGGCCGCGCCGCAGCCCGCGCTGAGTTTCGCCGCCTCCCGCGACGCGGCGCGTGCCGCCTGCGCCGCCATCATCCGTGAACTCGGCTTCGCGAGCCGACTGGACGGCCAGGCATGA
- a CDS encoding crotonase/enoyl-CoA hydratase family protein, whose translation MLELSTLRIAQDPQQPRIARLLLNRPERYNAINDHTPREIRQAVEWANGVEAVHVIVVEGAGKGFCGGYDLELFGESAGEHPCKQEAHPWDPMQDYGYMKRNTDDFMTLWKSPKPTIAKVHGHAVAGGSDIALCCDLLVMAEDARIGYMPTRVWGCPTTAMWAYRVGAARAKQMMFTGDTIDGRRAEAWGLANLAVPAAELESATLRLAMRIAGVPAGHLAMHKLVVNQMLLTMGLEQSQSLATVFDGITRHNPEGLWFRRYAQSEGFKAAVEWRDSGRPIPEGDEARALIRAMEAKRE comes from the coding sequence ATGCTCGAACTCAGTACCCTGCGTATCGCCCAGGACCCGCAACAGCCGCGCATCGCGCGCCTGCTCCTGAACCGTCCCGAGCGCTACAACGCCATCAACGACCACACCCCGCGCGAAATTCGCCAGGCGGTCGAATGGGCCAACGGCGTCGAGGCGGTGCACGTGATCGTGGTGGAAGGCGCGGGCAAGGGTTTCTGCGGTGGCTATGACCTCGAACTGTTCGGTGAGAGCGCGGGCGAGCATCCGTGCAAGCAGGAAGCCCATCCCTGGGACCCGATGCAGGACTACGGCTACATGAAGCGCAACACCGACGACTTCATGACGCTGTGGAAGAGTCCCAAGCCGACCATCGCCAAGGTGCATGGCCACGCGGTGGCGGGCGGCAGCGACATCGCCCTGTGCTGCGACCTGTTGGTGATGGCCGAGGACGCGCGCATCGGCTACATGCCGACGCGGGTGTGGGGTTGCCCGACCACCGCCATGTGGGCCTATCGCGTCGGCGCCGCGCGCGCCAAGCAGATGATGTTCACCGGCGACACCATCGACGGACGCCGCGCCGAGGCCTGGGGACTGGCCAATCTCGCGGTGCCGGCCGCCGAGCTCGAAAGCGCCACGCTGCGGCTCGCGATGCGTATCGCGGGCGTGCCGGCCGGCCATCTCGCCATGCACAAGCTGGTGGTCAACCAGATGCTGCTCACCATGGGCCTCGAGCAGAGCCAGAGCCTGGCCACGGTGTTCGACGGTATCACCCGCCACAACCCGGAAGGCCTGTGGTTCCGCCGCTATGCGCAGAGCGAAGGTTTCAAGGCGGCGGTCGAATGGCGCGACTCGGGGCGTCCGATTCCCGAGGGTGACGAAGCGCGCGCGCTGATCCGCGCCATGGAGGCCAAGCGGGAATAA
- a CDS encoding monooxygenase: protein MKSADFVKAHDRVKDFDWQASYQAPASRYDMPYKIPTKTSDPFRHLVRDYCSMERDKDDRQYGAMSDVMARAKMPAKASERWTEVLKIALPLTCYAEYAAMKCTGQLVDAVDNAELRQGYLAQMIDEVRHVNQEAHLVRYLAKHAVDAEGFERGFKLRNTNFLMRASRAAFDGFFAGNPIEGALNLQVVAETAYTNPLFVTLTEVAAANGDQATPTTFLSVQSDEARHMANGYSTLAAIASVPDNLPRLQRDFDAAFWRQHTFLDTFVSAVYDYFQENRGGSYLEAWTEWVGNDWGGGYIERLEPFGVALPRGWAEAKERVKWVGHTAMMMLAATWPMQFIRIDPLNARDFDWFELKYPGWYDRYGKFWEAYAEMSDPANGQIPLSLFASMPPLCRVCHMPCVFPRPDISTARIKDFGGRKHAFCSDGCERTFAFEPHRYAQSRTWDEHFDGYSLAEFIEKCGLVRNDGKTLLAQPHLHADRRWTLDDIRRQQFCISDPVKDMPSQGPVVVLQ, encoded by the coding sequence ATGAAGAGCGCTGATTTCGTCAAGGCCCACGACCGCGTCAAGGACTTCGACTGGCAGGCTTCCTACCAAGCACCGGCATCGCGCTACGACATGCCGTACAAGATTCCTACAAAGACCAGCGATCCTTTCCGACACCTGGTGCGCGATTACTGCTCCATGGAGCGTGACAAGGACGACCGCCAGTACGGCGCCATGAGCGACGTGATGGCGCGCGCCAAGATGCCGGCCAAGGCCTCCGAGCGCTGGACCGAAGTGTTGAAGATTGCCCTGCCGCTGACCTGCTACGCGGAATACGCGGCCATGAAGTGCACCGGCCAATTGGTCGACGCGGTCGACAACGCGGAACTCCGCCAGGGCTATCTCGCGCAGATGATCGACGAAGTGCGGCATGTGAACCAGGAAGCGCACCTGGTGCGCTATCTCGCCAAGCACGCGGTTGACGCCGAAGGCTTCGAGCGCGGTTTCAAGCTGCGCAACACCAATTTCCTGATGCGCGCGAGCCGCGCGGCCTTCGACGGTTTCTTCGCTGGCAACCCGATAGAAGGCGCCCTGAACCTGCAGGTGGTGGCCGAAACCGCCTATACCAATCCCTTGTTCGTGACCCTGACGGAAGTGGCGGCCGCCAACGGCGACCAGGCCACGCCCACCACCTTCCTGTCGGTGCAGTCGGACGAGGCGCGGCACATGGCCAATGGCTATTCGACACTGGCGGCGATTGCCTCGGTGCCGGACAACCTGCCGCGGCTGCAGCGTGATTTCGACGCGGCGTTCTGGCGGCAACATACCTTCCTCGACACCTTCGTGTCGGCGGTCTACGACTACTTCCAGGAAAACCGCGGCGGCTCCTACCTCGAAGCCTGGACCGAGTGGGTGGGCAACGACTGGGGCGGCGGTTATATCGAGCGCCTGGAACCTTTCGGCGTTGCGCTGCCGCGCGGCTGGGCGGAAGCCAAGGAGCGCGTGAAGTGGGTGGGCCACACCGCCATGATGATGCTGGCCGCCACCTGGCCGATGCAGTTCATCCGCATCGATCCCCTGAACGCGCGCGACTTCGACTGGTTCGAATTGAAGTATCCCGGCTGGTACGACCGCTACGGCAAGTTCTGGGAGGCCTATGCCGAGATGAGCGATCCGGCCAACGGCCAGATCCCCTTGTCGCTGTTCGCGAGCATGCCGCCGCTGTGCCGCGTGTGTCACATGCCGTGCGTGTTTCCGCGCCCCGACATCAGCACCGCGCGCATCAAGGATTTCGGCGGACGCAAGCACGCGTTCTGCTCCGACGGCTGTGAGCGCACGTTCGCTTTCGAGCCCCATCGCTATGCGCAAAGCCGTACCTGGGACGAACATTTCGATGGCTATTCGCTGGCCGAATTCATCGAGAAATGCGGTCTCGTCCGCAACGACGGCAAGACCCTGCTGGCGCAGCCCCATCTGCATGCCGACAGGCGCTGGACGCTGGACGACATCCGCCGCCAGCAGTTCTGCATCAGCGATCCGGTGAAGGACATGCCCTCGCAAGGGCCGGTGGTGGTGCTGCAATGA
- a CDS encoding 2Fe-2S iron-sulfur cluster binding domain-containing protein: protein MSDVEYVVELAPGGQTFNCGEHETILDGALRHGIELSYGCRHGRCSTCKYLVEDGEVDLGEVTAYALPENEQDAGWALLCRARPLSDVLIRDHRLPDARALPLLTPGRFDAEVAAVTQLTPELWQLDVALPAPLEFYAGQFVELGLDGADGTVWRSYSMASPPSSARRLSFVMKRIEGGAFSGGLERMQAGQAIAVRGPFGASYLRAGTRPVLLCAIGSGIAPIMAMLRDAAERQDPRSFSLFYGARRPQDLPYLDELRAGMGVKLDFVPTLDGLEDGDAWSGASGTVTRAVQHAVDNARDLDAYLCGAPPMCETVSRLLSAKGLPSEQLYFDRFFAASG, encoded by the coding sequence ATGAGTGATGTGGAATACGTCGTCGAGCTCGCGCCCGGCGGCCAGACCTTCAACTGCGGCGAGCACGAGACGATTTTGGATGGCGCGCTGCGCCACGGTATCGAGCTTTCCTATGGCTGCCGCCACGGCCGCTGTTCGACCTGCAAATACCTGGTGGAGGACGGCGAGGTCGATCTCGGCGAGGTGACCGCCTACGCCCTGCCGGAGAACGAACAGGACGCCGGTTGGGCGCTGTTGTGCCGGGCGCGTCCCTTGAGCGACGTCTTGATCCGCGATCATCGTCTGCCCGATGCGCGGGCCTTACCGTTGTTGACGCCCGGCCGTTTCGACGCCGAAGTGGCGGCGGTCACGCAGCTCACACCCGAACTGTGGCAGCTCGACGTCGCCTTGCCGGCGCCGCTCGAATTCTACGCCGGGCAATTCGTCGAACTCGGTCTCGACGGCGCCGACGGCACCGTGTGGCGCAGCTACTCGATGGCCTCACCGCCGTCGTCGGCGCGACGCCTGAGTTTCGTCATGAAGCGCATCGAGGGCGGCGCGTTCTCCGGCGGTCTCGAGCGCATGCAGGCCGGCCAGGCCATCGCGGTGCGCGGTCCGTTCGGCGCGAGCTATCTGCGCGCCGGCACGCGCCCGGTGTTGCTGTGCGCGATAGGCTCCGGTATCGCGCCGATCATGGCCATGCTGCGCGACGCCGCCGAGCGCCAGGATCCGCGCAGTTTTTCGCTTTTCTATGGTGCGCGGCGTCCACAGGACCTGCCCTACCTCGACGAACTGCGCGCAGGGATGGGGGTGAAACTCGATTTCGTGCCGACCCTCGATGGTCTCGAGGACGGCGATGCATGGAGCGGCGCGAGCGGCACCGTCACGCGCGCCGTGCAGCACGCGGTCGACAACGCGCGCGACCTCGACGCCTACCTGTGTGGCGCGCCGCCGATGTGCGAAACGGTCAGCCGCCTGCTGAGCGCCAAGGGCTTGCCGTCCGAACAGCTGTACTTCGATCGCTTCTTCGCGGCTTCCGGTTGA